In a single window of the Leptospira sanjuanensis genome:
- a CDS encoding response regulator, whose protein sequence is MDKAILFVDDEALILMSMKSQVKRHLGDGYRYETALDAGEAWQIIEELIHEDVRILIIISDWLMPNVKGDEFLRQVHSKYPEIQKVIVTGHADDSSIEALKKEINLRSYLKKPWDERELVSTITTALEG, encoded by the coding sequence TTGGATAAGGCAATTCTTTTTGTAGACGATGAAGCTCTGATCCTCATGAGCATGAAATCCCAGGTGAAACGTCATCTAGGAGACGGGTACAGGTACGAAACGGCGCTCGACGCCGGAGAGGCTTGGCAGATCATCGAAGAGTTAATTCATGAAGATGTTCGTATTCTTATTATTATTTCCGATTGGTTGATGCCTAACGTTAAGGGAGACGAATTCCTTAGACAGGTTCACAGCAAATATCCGGAGATTCAAAAGGTGATCGTGACCGGTCACGCGGACGATTCGTCCATCGAAGCCCTGAAAAAAGAAATCAATCTGCGCTCTTATCTGAAAAAACCTTGGGACGAACGCGAACTCGTCTCCACGATTACGACTGCGTTAGAGGGATAA
- a CDS encoding GGDEF/EAL-containing response regulator, translating to MDGTQNPQEENKDSKPVILLVDDELIILRGLKEQLKLAFGKEYDIETAEDAESAWEILEEYVSKGIDVPVIVCDQVMPGVKGDELLIRIHDKKPEIRKIMLTGQASADAVGNALNHANLYRYLSKPWDSNDLILTIREALKSYFSDQSLLALNHKLETTLLFDRETGRPNLESLRRALDERETQGLQSTLAVIRIESSTSTTHHFGVGVYHKVLNQFLTSLSAFMEKSGSLFHLYQDEVAILSNVEESKFHSLLVAFRILLRSEYIEADGISFRVNVSIGVATHQSSLYYKARIAMMHAAQNGELELMNYSNAMEEGDQYQINLVLGRKLNDAINAGNVIPYFQGIYDNKLEKITKFECLARIQEGDRVYSPASFISIARSTGIIRLLTPIMIEKSIRYFAKYPEYSFSVNISESDLEKKGFALWVISRLQHYEIAPDRLTLEILETDRLRGGERGLETLKELKECGCKIAIDDFGVDQSNFERLMEIDPDYIKIDGKFIQGIHLSKTPYLLASAMTEMAHRIGAKVIAEFVAGRGEFDTVRSLGVEYCQGYYIMEPAAEILPIPQVTI from the coding sequence ATGGACGGAACCCAAAATCCTCAGGAAGAAAACAAGGACTCGAAACCTGTCATCCTTTTGGTCGACGACGAACTCATCATATTGAGAGGACTGAAAGAACAACTCAAGCTCGCCTTCGGAAAAGAATACGATATCGAAACCGCGGAAGACGCCGAATCCGCTTGGGAGATTTTGGAAGAATACGTCTCGAAAGGAATCGATGTCCCCGTAATCGTCTGCGATCAAGTGATGCCGGGAGTGAAAGGGGACGAACTTCTCATCCGCATTCACGATAAAAAACCGGAAATCAGAAAGATCATGCTTACCGGTCAGGCTTCCGCGGACGCCGTCGGGAATGCGTTGAATCACGCGAACTTATACAGATATTTATCCAAACCCTGGGATTCGAACGATCTCATTCTTACCATCCGCGAAGCATTGAAGTCCTATTTTTCGGATCAGTCCTTATTGGCATTGAACCATAAACTCGAAACGACTCTTTTGTTCGATCGGGAAACGGGGCGGCCCAATCTCGAAAGTCTGCGAAGAGCCTTGGACGAACGGGAAACGCAGGGACTACAGTCCACTCTTGCTGTCATTCGGATCGAATCCTCCACTTCGACCACGCATCATTTCGGAGTGGGAGTATATCATAAGGTTCTGAATCAGTTTCTGACCTCTCTTTCCGCATTTATGGAGAAGTCGGGAAGTCTCTTTCATCTCTATCAGGACGAAGTTGCCATTCTTTCCAACGTGGAGGAGAGCAAGTTCCATTCTTTGTTGGTAGCGTTTCGAATTCTTTTACGTTCGGAATACATCGAGGCGGACGGGATTTCGTTCCGCGTGAACGTTTCGATCGGAGTCGCGACGCATCAGTCTTCGCTTTATTACAAAGCGAGAATCGCGATGATGCACGCCGCCCAAAACGGGGAACTCGAACTGATGAATTACTCCAACGCGATGGAGGAAGGGGATCAGTATCAGATCAATCTCGTTCTGGGAAGAAAATTGAACGACGCGATTAACGCGGGTAATGTGATTCCGTATTTTCAGGGAATCTACGACAACAAACTCGAGAAGATTACGAAATTTGAATGTCTCGCGAGAATTCAGGAAGGAGATAGAGTATACTCGCCCGCGAGTTTTATTTCGATCGCAAGATCCACGGGAATCATCCGTCTTTTGACGCCGATCATGATCGAAAAATCGATCCGCTACTTTGCCAAATATCCGGAATATTCTTTTTCCGTGAACATTTCCGAATCGGATCTGGAAAAAAAGGGATTTGCGCTTTGGGTCATCAGCCGTTTGCAGCATTACGAAATCGCGCCGGATCGCCTAACGCTGGAAATTCTGGAAACCGACCGTCTTCGAGGAGGGGAAAGAGGTCTGGAGACCTTGAAGGAACTCAAGGAATGCGGATGTAAGATCGCAATCGACGATTTCGGGGTAGATCAATCGAACTTCGAGAGGCTGATGGAAATCGATCCCGATTATATCAAGATCGACGGAAAATTCATCCAAGGAATTCACCTTAGTAAAACTCCCTATCTTCTCGCCTCTGCAATGACGGAGATGGCGCACCGGATCGGAGCAAAGGTGATTGCCGAATTCGTAGCCGGAAGGGGAGAATTCGATACCGTTCGCTCCTTAGGTGTGGAATATTGTCAGGGATATTATATCATGGAACCGGCTGCGGAGATTCTCCCCATACCCCAAGTTACGATTTGA